CTTAAGTTCGTTCAGTTTAGTAAACAAAAATTCCGAATTGTACTGATAATCTCCGCTGACTATCGCAACTCCTTTTTGCAACAAGGCCGCCTGCTCGTTCATAAGTTTCCGCACTTGTTCCACCTGACCGGACGATACGGTAATAACCGAAGTAATATTATATCTATATGAAGCATTGGTATTTCCATACCTCTCTGCCCGAAGGTCTATTATTTGAGGGGCTGAAATAGATATTTCACTATCTTTCAACCCATTATCCTTCAAGAAACCGATAATAATATCCGACTTATCACTCATCCTTTTATATAAGTCCGGTAAATCGTTACCGATTTCCTTATATACCAAAGGCCAAATTACCTGATCCGCCGCGACTTCCCTCTCGGCCAGGCCTTTCACTGCCACCGCCCTGTTACGGTTTTTCAATGCATCACTTAAAGATGTGCCCAAGACAAGCATACCGAAAAAAATTCCCAAAGCTACAACCGTAGC
This portion of the Barnesiella propionica genome encodes:
- a CDS encoding SIMPL domain-containing protein; amino-acid sequence: MMKKGSVIIAATVVALGIFFGMLVLGTSLSDALKNRNRAVAVKGLAEREVAADQVIWPLVYKEIGNDLPDLYKRMSDKSDIIIGFLKDNGLKDSEISISAPQIIDLRAERYGNTNASYRYNITSVITVSSGQVEQVRKLMNEQAALLQKGVAIVSGDYQYNSEFLFTKLNELKPQMIEEATKNARVAAEQFAKDSDSELGKILNATQGQFSIEDRDANTPYLKKVRVVTSVTYSLED